The Methanothrix sp. genome segment ACCCAGACTGTGACATTAGGATCTGGGCTGAAGACCACGATCTTTGCACGTCTCACATCTCCGCGATAAAAAGTCGTTCCAGTACATTCTATCGCAGGCTGCCGGCGCAAGAGCATGATCTCGCTGAGAATCGGGTTAGCTCGAATATTTAGTTGATCGGCCCAGGATAGGATAGTTTCTTTGTCCACATGTGGGATAGCTCCCGAAAGGGATATTCCCATCTGGACAAGACACCAACCATCCTGAGATGTGCATAACCAATACCATATGACCCTGTCGTCGAGGGATCTGTTCTGACCGACGACTGCGTTGGAGACGTCAATGCTATCACGTATCGAGAATGTTATGTTCCAGCCCTCTATCTGATCCTGGATATCGGTCGCGCTGACAGCGCTTATGCAGGAAAATGTCAGCCACAATCCTATAATCAGAAGAATCGTCCTGGACATTGACCACCCTCATGATCGCTTGACGAGATTCCCCTGCTCGTCCAGATAACCGGCTTCACGCATGAGCCGTCGGATGATATCATCACAGCTCTCTGATGGCAACGCAATTTCTGCAAGCATGTGACGGGTCGTAGTGTTGATCGTGATAGTAGTGTCTGTATCTGATCCACGAAATGCATCGAGTTCACACCATACCACATTTGCATCTCGATACGGGTAGTATCTGAATCGAATATTTACAGCCTCTTTTGGAACTTCAAAGACAAGATGCCCCAGAACAGACTGACCAGGTGATAGCACGCTATTGTTTAAGGGTTTATATCCTAACTCCAATAAAGATCTTGTTGCTTCACGTGGACTGATTACCATTTGTTCAGTAACTATCTTAAAATCGTATGGAGATAAATAATATTCTGGATATCCATTGTTTTTCATTGCAACAGTCACGATCACGAACTCATTATCTTCTCGAGGAGATGAATAAGGCAAGCTGCTTACTCTTTTGTCTTCATTTATGCAAAGGACAATGCTCGGTGTGGTAGCTACACATAATGACATCACCATACTCGCTATTAATAAAAGCATAGCCATAGGTGGTAACTTCATTACTTTTTAACCTCCTCTTCAACTTTGAATATGGATAGAATCGCATAATTGCTTGAACAACCAGTATCCTTTGTGTGATGTTAAAAAGACGTCTGTAGTATCAGAAACCGCAAATCCTGCCATGTATACAGGGTCGCTGTCAGGGCAGTCTGGATATGCAAACCATGCAGGATATCCATCTATTTCGCATTTATCCACTGATATATCATGGCAGTGTGTAAGTGACATAGTCTGCTGCCTTACACCTGCCAATATTAGGCGATCCTGATCTGGAAGAGAGATATTTTTCTGCTCCACAAGTATAGTTGCAGCGACTTGAGGGGGCTGCAGTGGTGATAAATGCGCACCGGACACGTCAAATAATATAATCAGCCATGTTGTTTCTTCATGATCAGGAAAGCCGGTTTCATTCTGAAGGTAAACCTGATGGACTGGCGGTCGCACATCCTTCACAAGCATTGGATACAAATCAATCGAAATTTTATATGTCGAGTTCTTAAGTTCAATGATCTCCTGCGCAGCATTCACTGACACAACATATGACCAAACCATCAACACCATGAGTGTGCCTGCAATCAGTTTTGATCGCAATTACCATACTCTCCTACGTCCGCTTGACGAGATTGTCCTGCTCGTCCAGGTAACCGGCTTCGCGCATGAGCCGTCGGATGATATCATCATATGTCTCTGCCTTAGACCCAATAAGTGACAGGTTATAGCGAGTGCGCCTTTTTACACGCATTATAACGATATCATCCATGCTCGTGTTGTCTTGCATGATAATAGATATGCACATGGAATGATATATAAACCTATTTTTGAGCTATATGCGAACTAATATATCTATGGTAGTAAGCTATATATACATATGAGCATACATGATATCATGAGGTGCATGAGAATGCTCACATATTACGACAAGTCCCCGCGTGAAAAGGTGATCACGATCTGGGGCGATGATCGTTCTAGAATCGCAGAGGTTGTCAATTTCAAGCGCGATGGCCGCTGGCTCTGGGAGTGCCGCGCGTGCGGAGCTTCTGACTGCGACCATGTCCGGCAGGCTCGCGCATGGCTCCGCGAGCGAAAGAAGCAGCAGGAAGAGCTCTGGCGGCGCATGGATGCGATGTACCCTGCGGAGCCAGCGCGGCCTCATGTGAAGTTCGCTCCATGCCCGGACTGAGGTGATGTCTGATGCCAGAGCTCCATCCTGAGATCCACGAGGCGCTTCTTCTAGCGCTCCGAGCTCTCACAGACGGCATGGTGGACGTTCCGGCGGCGCTCCGGAACTCCAGATGCGCAAAGATGAGAGTGCAGGCGAAGCGTGCCATAAGGCGCGTGCTTCGCATATACTCTGAGAGCGGAATGGCCGCTGGTGAGGTTCTTGGCTTCTTTTCCTCTGTAGGTCATATTGTCACAGCACGCCACGCCAGCGGCCACGCATCTTACGAGGTGATGTGAGATGGATGTAAAGGCAGCATGCAAGGACGCGATCCTGGAATGGGTTGCCGAATTCGAGGACGCCGGCTTTAAGCTCGTGTCCGAGAGCGAGGATCGAATAGAGATCGCGCACGAGCGCGGCGGTGTGATCGCTACATGGAACGGCTCAGCGTGGGAGCTCTCCGGGGAGAACGCTGCTGCGAGAGATGCGCTGATGAAGGTGGTCGCCAGAGCGGTCGATCGCACGTCTTCGGAGGATGCGCGACTCGCTAAGAGGAACGGAAACGGCAACGGTGGAACGAAGAGCATAGCGGTGCAGCCTCCGATGCCGGAACCGCAGGAGCTGACGCTGGAGACGATCAAGAAGTACCTCTGCCCGGAAGCAACGGACCAGGAAGCGTACATCTTCCTGCAGCTCTGCCGGTCCGCCGGTCTGAACCCGTTCCGGAGAGAGGCGTACCTGATAAAATACTCCGGAAAGCCGGCCACGATGGTTGTCGGCAAGGAAGCTTTCACAAAAAAGGCTGAGAGGCATCCTGCGTTCGACGGCTGTCAGGCCGGGATCATCGTTCTGAACCGCGATGGTCAGATCGAGCGGCGGGACGGGACCTTCAAGCTGCGGGACGAGCAGCTTCTCGGCGGCTGGGCGAAGGTCTACCGCAAGGACCGGAGCCATCCGTTCGTCGCTGAGGTCTCGATTGAAGAGTATCAGAAGAACACGCCGAGCTGGCAGCAGATGCCGGCTACGATGATCCGGAAGGTCGCGCTGGTCCAGGCGCTTCGCGAAGCGTTCCCCTCAGACCTCGGCGGATTGTATGACGAAGCAGAGGTAGCCGTATGAAAATGATTACTTTCGCCCCGCATGGCATAGAAATACATATGAATATGGAACACTTCACAGAGATAGCAAAAGCTAGGTCAGTGCCCGGGCCGAGACCCTCACCGTCCGCCAAGACCAAGAGGGGAAACAGAGCCCAGGCAGGTATAAGGTCTGTGGTAGATGTATATATAAGTCTTTGCGATCGCAGCGGTCGCAGAACAGACCTGAGCCTGCCTGTTCTCGAAACCGGCCCCGGGACACCGGGACGGTGGCATGTACGAGCTAGATGAGATCGACTGGAGGATCCTGAGGATCCTGGAAAAGCGACGCTGTCTGAAGATATCCGACGTCGCGAGAGATCTCAGGGACCTGCGCTCGGAAAGCGCAATCCGGGCCAGGATCTACAGGCTGCACTTTACTGGGTTTATCAGGCTCAACCGGAGCATTGCGCATGGTAAGGTGTACTGCGAGCTCTCGGACAGGGCTCTCCGTGTTCTGGAGTCGCCTGGGAGGGTTGCCGGATGCAGGGAGAGGAAGTGGCCTGCGGAAGTCTGACCCTCCTCGGCCAGGATACCGGGAACTCGCGGGTCGAGCTCCAGCACCGCGTGAGCCTCCGCGAGGGCGGGCTAGCGATCGGGCTGCTCTGGGACGTTCTCGCGGATTCTGTGTCCGGAGAGTGCATCGCGTGCGTTGATGACCTGCTGATACCGCTGCCAGGGGATATGGCCCCTAGGCTCAGAAAGCTGCTCGGAAAGAAGATCGTTCTGGCGAGGCTCGAGGGCTACCGCTTGGCGCCGTACCGCCCCATGAGGGTCCCAGGGTGGTGGGGATGATGTCGACGCTCGTCCTCGCCCTGCTGGTGTTCCTGGTGCTGTACGGCCTCGCGCTCGCCGGAGCGGTTCTCATCGAATGGCTGCTGCGCAGGAGGGAGCGGTGATGCCCAGAGGCGAGGTCAATTTTCTGCGGGCTTATCTGGATGACATCCGGAAGATTCCGCATGAGCCGTTCACCGTCCGGGAGATCGGGCTGAGCTGGAGAGCTCTGCACAGATTCAAGCAGCGCGGTTACCTCAGAAGGGTGGGCTACGCTCCTGTTCCGCGATCTGGAAACAGAGTCAGCGTCTGGGAAGCGACCAAGGAGTTCCGGAGAATTGCTGGGGCGATCCTCCGGAGGGAGCAGGCATGAAGCCGGATCTGTATGCGCTCCTCTCCAGAGGTATCCGCTCGATATCTGTCGAGGGTACTTTCGTGCATCGCGGCTGGAGAGGACATGCGCTCCTGCGGGACATCCGCATACCAAACGGCGAGGAGGATCACGTCTGGCTCAACTGGCGCGCTTACGTATCGATACCGGACTTCGAGCAGCTCCGGCCAGGCGATCGCATACGATTCATCGCAGATCTCCAGGGATTCAGGAAGCGCAACGGTGAGCATTCAGTGCGTCTGGAGTGTGTCAGGGAGCTCCGCAGGGTGTCGGGAGGTGAGCAGGCGTGACGGACCACGCCGGGGTTATTATCACACAGCGGCTGGGGCTGGACTGGATACCAGACGAGACTGAGATGCAGATCCTATGGTACCTGTACTCACAGAAGTCAGCTTCCATCGCTGGTATAGCGAACGTCCTCGGCTCGGACGCTGGAGAGATCTCAAAAGAAACAGCCAGAGAGGCAGTCCAGAGGCTCCTTCAGGCGCGTGTGATCACGAGGGGGCTGTCACGAAGTCAGCTCATCCTGCCGTGGAAGACTTTGGAGATCCTGCGAGAGATCCAGCTCGGACGGGCGAGGTATCCTGACATCCCTGTGGATGTGCTGACCAAGCCGTTCTCCGAGCTTGTTTTTCTGTTCGTGCCTGTGGGAAAGGAGAACCGCGCGAGAGCTCCAGAGATCCGCAGAAGGATAACGTCTGCAGGTTTTGCGCTTCGTGGTAATGTCGCTCAGGCCCTGGAGGAGCTGTGGAAGTCCGGCAGGGTTCAGCGGTGGAGGCTGCTGCCAGATCGCGGCCAGTACTGCTACTGGAGGGATCCGGCATGACACTCACAGGATACGTCCTGCAGAGCGTGCCGGTGGGGCGGGAGAATGCCAGGACATCTCGCCAGATCTACGAGACGCTGCGAACATCAGGCCGGTGTATCGATAGAAGACACGTCACAGTCGCTCTCAGAGATCTGTGGAAGTGCGGGAGAGTCAGGCGAGAGAGAGTTTCCGGAGTCCTATCGCACTACCTGTACTGGAGGGATCCGGAGTGAGCTCAGTCACATACGGCCCCCGTGTTATCGATGTGGTCCAGGAAGCCGTGCCCATAGGAAGAGCTCATGCGATACCGTTCTCTGATATCCTCGGGCGGGTCATGTCGTCTGGAGTAGGGGGCAGATCCAACATCGAGCGAGCACTCGCGCGGCTCGTCCAGTGGGGTCTGGTGTCCAGGGAGAAACGACGTGTTGTGCATGGTCCTGGCAGGGTGCTGAACCAGTTCGTGTACTGGAGGGATCTGTGATGCGGATCATGCTCGGCACTACCTCCACGTACAGAGCTCTGGACGGCAAAAGGTACGTCGAGAAAGCAGAGATCACGCGCGAGACAGAGCGAGCGTACCTGCTCGAGATCGCCCGAGGACCGGTGGTGTACAAGCACTGGATCCCGAAGTCGATATCGCTGAGGCTCAAGTCGTTCATAGAGGTACCGGACTGGTTCTGGGAGAGGACTGCTGAAGAGAGGAGCTTGAGCAGAGCTATGCGACGGATCAGCAGCAGAGGAGGTGAGCTGCGATGACCGCCGCTCCACCTCCAGGATCTGCCGTCAGCGCTC includes the following:
- a CDS encoding DUF4352 domain-containing protein translates to MKLPPMAMLLLIASMVMSLCVATTPSIVLCINEDKRVSSLPYSSPREDNEFVIVTVAMKNNGYPEYYLSPYDFKIVTEQMVISPREATRSLLELGYKPLNNSVLSPGQSVLGHLVFEVPKEAVNIRFRYYPYRDANVVWCELDAFRGSDTDTTITINTTTRHMLAEIALPSESCDDIIRRLMREAGYLDEQGNLVKRS
- a CDS encoding Lrp/AsnC family transcriptional regulator is translated as MYELDEIDWRILRILEKRRCLKISDVARDLRDLRSESAIRARIYRLHFTGFIRLNRSIAHGKVYCELSDRALRVLESPGRVAGCRERKWPAEV
- the bet gene encoding phage recombination protein Bet, with the translated sequence MDVKAACKDAILEWVAEFEDAGFKLVSESEDRIEIAHERGGVIATWNGSAWELSGENAAARDALMKVVARAVDRTSSEDARLAKRNGNGNGGTKSIAVQPPMPEPQELTLETIKKYLCPEATDQEAYIFLQLCRSAGLNPFRREAYLIKYSGKPATMVVGKEAFTKKAERHPAFDGCQAGIIVLNRDGQIERRDGTFKLRDEQLLGGWAKVYRKDRSHPFVAEVSIEEYQKNTPSWQQMPATMIRKVALVQALREAFPSDLGGLYDEAEVAV